GCCCGCCGCCATTTCGCCGAAGTGGGTGTCATCCAGGCCGAGGTACGCCCCATATCCCGGAAACGGCCAACAAGGGCGGGGGCGGGGGGCGGGGTCAGGTGACGCGGGCGCCGGGGACGGGGCCGTGGGCGGGACGGGCCTGCCGGCACACCCCGGCATCGGTCAGCTCGGCGGCGATCCGTTCGGCGTCGGCGGCGTCCCGGACCAGGAAGACGCAGGTGGGGCCGGAGCCGGAGACCAGGCCGGCGAGGGCGCCGGCCGCCTCGCCGGCCTTCAGGGTGTCGGCCAGCGCCGGGCGCAGGGAGAGCGCGGCGGCCTGGAGGTCGTTGCCGAGCGCGGCGGCGAGCACCGCCGGGTCGGACTGGCGCAGCGCGGCCAGCAGCGCGTCGGTGCTGCCGAGCGGCTCGGGCGCGGCGTCCCGGTCGCGCAGCCGGTCGAGTTCCCGGTACGCCTCGGGGGTGGAGAGCCCGCCGTCGGCCAGCGCCACCACCCAGTGCCAGGAGGTGGCCTTGGCCAGCACGGGGCTGACCGCCTCGCCCCGGCCGGTGCCGAGGGCGGTGCCGCCGTGGATCAGGAACGGCACGTCGGAGCCGAGGGTGGCGGCGATCGCGGCCAGCTCGTCCCGGGCCAGGCCGGTGCCCCAGAGGGTGTCGCAGGCGACCAGGGTGGCGGCGGCGTCCGCGCTGCCGCCGGCCAGCCCGCCGGCGAGGGGGATCTGTTTGCGCAGGTGCAGCCGGGCGTGGGCGGGGCGGCCGGCGTACGCGGCCA
The sequence above is a segment of the Micromonospora sp. WMMD882 genome. Coding sequences within it:
- a CDS encoding 4-(cytidine 5'-diphospho)-2-C-methyl-D-erythritol kinase; this encodes MTEAWRPDGDEPFAASGPVRVRVPAKINLHLGVGPLRADGYHELNTVYHAISIHDELTARRGDTLSLTMAGEGTGELALDDTNLVIRAARALAAYAGRPAHARLHLRKQIPLAGGLAGGSADAAATLVACDTLWGTGLARDELAAIAATLGSDVPFLIHGGTALGTGRGEAVSPVLAKATSWHWVVALADGGLSTPEAYRELDRLRDRDAAPEPLGSTDALLAALRQSDPAVLAAALGNDLQAAALSLRPALADTLKAGEAAGALAGLVSGSGPTCVFLVRDAADAERIAAELTDAGVCRQARPAHGPVPGARVT